From the Paenibacillus sp. MMS20-IR301 genome, the window ATTGCCAAGGAGGTCTATGCCAGCTCGGTCCAGTTCATCCGCAGCGCCGAGATGCGGTTTATCCTTTTGCGAAGCATCTTGACCCATATGGCCCTGCTGGCTTTCCTGCTGTCGTGGCAGGTATATGGTGTTAATCAGCTGAAGCTGCCCGTGAATTCGCTCGGCATTCTGCTGGTGCTGTTCATGGCGGTCATCAGCGCGGCAAGCTTCCTGGTTTCTTATCTGGCCCGCAGAGGGGTAGCGTCCATCCGGATTATTATCAGCGGCACGCTGATCTCGGCACTCGGACTGCTGCTGGTCGGGTTATTCCCCTATAAAATCATTTTCATTGCCGGACTGCTGCTGTTCGAATTCGGCCTCGGGATGGATAAGTCATCCTCAGGTGTCTGGATACAGGATTTTATTCCCGGGTCCAAACGGGCCACCTTCACCTCGGGTCTGTCTGCCCTTCAGTCGCTGGCCGGGTTCCTGATTACGCTGCTGCTGGGAATGATGGCTGAGCATCTGGGCTATGCCTTCATCTGGTTCTTTGCCGCCGGTGCGCTGCTGGTATCGAATATCGTCCTGCTCTACTTCAATTCAAGATTCTCCCGGATCGGCAGCCAGCCGGTACCGCAGGATGTACCACAGGTATCGTGAAGCGCTGGCAGATTCTGATCAGGGATTCCCCCATGCAGTCTATCTGATGTACTATATATGAATAGCTATAGACAGATAGAGGGAATGGTGATGACTGGATGGTTAACCTATTGGAAGTGCTGAAGAAAGAGATAGTTCCGGCGGAAGGCTGTACGGAGCCGATAGCTGTTGCCTATGCAGTGTCACTCGCGGCTGAGCTGGTGGCGGAGGAGATTACAGGCATCAAGCTGTTCCTCAGCGGCAATATAATCAAGAATGCTATGGGCGTAGGCATTCCGGGCACGGGGCAGACCGGGCTGCCGATTGCAGCTGCGCTGGGTGCGGTGGTCTGCCGCTCGCACCGCAAGCTGGAGATTCTGTCCGGACTGACTGCGGAGGAGCTGGCGAAGGCGAATGGAATCATTGAGCAGAAGCTGCTGGACGTAGAGCTGATGGATACGCCGGAGAAAC encodes:
- a CDS encoding MFS transporter, with protein sequence MDKVQLHRKYSIFLGVLLSGYNVADKLYGAVFIILMSLRGVDPFQISIVFAVSSLSLAVFDYPSGNLSDLYGRKRMTALGFIIWGAGLGIFAAAGGLGLFIVSSVVMSLGIALISGSPQAWYFDEMEKLGMADYPKIALPRISGFVSAFAIVGALLGTLSSSIHYYLPVAAAGVLAAALGVYAWLRFADNYGSRTESSIAKEVYASSVQFIRSAEMRFILLRSILTHMALLAFLLSWQVYGVNQLKLPVNSLGILLVLFMAVISAASFLVSYLARRGVASIRIIISGTLISALGLLLVGLFPYKIIFIAGLLLFEFGLGMDKSSSGVWIQDFIPGSKRATFTSGLSALQSLAGFLITLLLGMMAEHLGYAFIWFFAAGALLVSNIVLLYFNSRFSRIGSQPVPQDVPQVS